The stretch of DNA CTAAGATCGTAGCCAACCATAATGTCCCATCCATAGAACTTCAGGTATTGTCAGAATGTGCAATAACTCTAGATATACAAGTACCTATTGATTAAGGATCTGAGAATAATAATATGCCGTGCTCTTTTCGTAATTTTAAAAGGTTTTCGTAGTCTGAGATTATGAAATGTTTTCAACTGTCAGTTTGTCGTTGTCGATCTGCAGTTTTTTATTGAAAATCTGGATATTGTTTGATTCAACCATGTTGCATACATTTTCAGCTATGGAATCTATCGTAAACGTAGGATATTTGAAAACCGCACAGAATATTTCCAGACCTATCTTGAAGCTGTCTCTGTAGTTAAGTTTCTGATCCGTATTGCAGAATTCCCCCACGAGATTTCCAATGCTTCCCATTACTGCAAGTGTATTCACATAGAACTCGCGCTTATGCTCGTTGGGATCAAACAGAGTTGTGTGGCTTGAAACCCATTCGATATATACATTTATGAAGCTGTCCAGGACAGTCCACGACTGATGCGCCTGATAAAGCAGCTCTGCAGCGCGCTTTGACAAACTGGCCGCATAAAATTCCAGTGCCACCGGGAATGCGGCAACAGTAATCAGATCAGAGATGGAATCACATTTGTGAAGGAGCTTTTCAGATTCCTCCAGTGAATCCTTGAGGGCCTGAATGATAATGGTTTTGAAAATATCTTCCTTATTGGTGAATGAATGATACAGACTGCCGTTCAGAATTCCGGTTTTCTGGATTATCTGACGCGTGGTGGTTTTGTTGTAGCCCTGTACATAAAAAAGTTCCATGGCTGCCTCTAGAATCTTACTGCGGGAAACGTCACGTTTCGGATTTGCCTTCTCCAACGAGGCTTTTGGAGATCGTCCGTTTGTTTTCATTCCAAACCTTCATGTTCAATTCAGGATCAAATTACTGTTGTTTGAATGTGCTCAAATTACACAAACCCTGTTGCCTACATTGTTTTTGTAGTTTTAATAACTTGCTATTACTGGACTCTCTACATCAATATTTTTCATAGAATTTCGAAGATGATTAATTCAGCAAAAATAAGTCATATTTTTGAGCATGTTCAAAAGATTCAAATACTCAATGTTGCTTGAGCATGCTCAAGGTGAGAACTTAATGTTCGAAAAATTAGCTAATGCCATTATCAAACATCCAAAACCAATCCTGGCATTATGGATTATAATTCTAGTTGTGGCTCTGCCGTTTGCAGTGCAGTACAATTCAGTTATGAACTACGACATGACCACCATGTCGGGAGCTAATTCTGAGTCTGTAAGCGGGGCAGAGATAATTGAAGACAATTTCTACTCGAGTACGAGTCAGGGAACTATAATTGCAGTCCCCTACGATACTCCGGAAGAACTGGCTGACGCCCAGAGACTGCTTGACACTGGTTCAGGTCTGCAATCCCATCTTGACGAAAAATACGGGGCAGGAAACGTCACGGCCGCAGGAATGGGTTATTACAGCAAAGATCAGTCAACGGCTGAGCAGCGCGGTGTATATCTTATAGCGATTTCATACAACGATGAGGATATTGTCAGCACTGATGAAATAGGAAACATAAGAGATGTAGTTTCCACCACCAAGAGCGATCTTGGCCTCAGCAGCGTAACGACATATGTCACAGGAAATGACGCTATTACATATGACACCATGGAAGGTGCAAACAAAGATGTGCAGAAAATTGACCCGATCTCCATTCTTCTGATTCTTCTGCTGATAGGTCTGTTCTTCCTTACCGTTGTTACTGCAGTAGTGCCTCCAGCCACTGTCGGTATCGCATACGGAATAGTACTGGCACTGATATTCTTCCTCGGAGGTATACTTGACATATTCTACATCACCAGCATCATTGTGCTTGTCTCAATGCTTGGTGCGGGATGTGACTATTCGATTTTCATAATATCAAGATACAGAGAAGAGCGCAAATCCGGTAAAGAGAAAGATGCAGCTCTTAAAGAAGCCATCAAATGGGCTGGCGAGTCTGTCGCAACTTCTGGTCTCGCTGTCATCATCGGTTTCGGTGTGATGTCATTCTGTTCATTCTCCATGGTCTCTACAATGGGTATCATTCTTGCTCTCGGAATTGTAATGGCCATGCTTGCCGCCCTGACATTCATCCCGGCTCTCATCTCAGTTATAGGAGACAAGATCTTCTGGCCCAGTAAAATATCTACATATCAGCAGGGAAGCAAAGCCCGCAATGGATTCTACGGAAGATGCGTAGAGTTCAGCAAGAGATATTTCAAGAAAACTGGAAAACGCGCCATCAAATATGCAGTACCAATTGTGATAGCTGCAATAATCGTTTCAGTCCCGCTGTGCTATGTAGCATTCACAGCCGATGACTCCTATGATATGGTAAGCATCATGCCTGACAGTGAAGGAAAGAAAGGAGTGCAAGTAATCACTGACAGGGCTGAAGGCGGCCTTATCATGCCGACCTATATCCTTTACGAACTTCAGAATCCAATTGCCGTCATAGACAGTACAAATCATACGCTGACTTGGACAGCTGAAGGATACACATATCTCAAGACTCTGTCTGAAATGTCTACAGAACTCGCTTCCTCTGATGAAAACATCAGCTATGTTCTCGGACCAACTCCTTGGGCTTCTGTATATCAGCTTGTGTATCAGGGAATGATTGCACAGGGAATGCCAGCAGAAATGATCACCCCTGAAATGGTGAATAAGGTAGCTGTAGATAACCTGCCAAGCATGGTACAGCCGGCGATTACACAGGCATTCACCATGGTCGGATGGAACACTGACGTGGCAACAGCCGCTCCAGTAATCGACTACATTGTCAACTACGGAACAGGCCTTGTCTCCACCAACGGAAACTATGCTATCCTGACGGTAATGATGGCTGACGAACCCATGTCTGCTGTTTCCATGGATTCAATCAAATCCCTGAAAGATGTGGCATCTGGATATGCTGCGGATAATTCGGACATTAAGAACACATGGGTTACAGGAACTGCAGTTACAGTTCAGGACATATCAGAGACTGTA from Candidatus Methanomassiliicoccus intestinalis Issoire-Mx1 encodes:
- a CDS encoding MMPL family transporter; protein product: MFEKLANAIIKHPKPILALWIIILVVALPFAVQYNSVMNYDMTTMSGANSESVSGAEIIEDNFYSSTSQGTIIAVPYDTPEELADAQRLLDTGSGLQSHLDEKYGAGNVTAAGMGYYSKDQSTAEQRGVYLIAISYNDEDIVSTDEIGNIRDVVSTTKSDLGLSSVTTYVTGNDAITYDTMEGANKDVQKIDPISILLILLLIGLFFLTVVTAVVPPATVGIAYGIVLALIFFLGGILDIFYITSIIVLVSMLGAGCDYSIFIISRYREERKSGKEKDAALKEAIKWAGESVATSGLAVIIGFGVMSFCSFSMVSTMGIILALGIVMAMLAALTFIPALISVIGDKIFWPSKISTYQQGSKARNGFYGRCVEFSKRYFKKTGKRAIKYAVPIVIAAIIVSVPLCYVAFTADDSYDMVSIMPDSEGKKGVQVITDRAEGGLIMPTYILYELQNPIAVIDSTNHTLTWTAEGYTYLKTLSEMSTELASSDENISYVLGPTPWASVYQLVYQGMIAQGMPAEMITPEMVNKVAVDNLPSMVQPAITQAFTMVGWNTDVATAAPVIDYIVNYGTGLVSTNGNYAILTVMMADEPMSAVSMDSIKSLKDVASGYAADNSDIKNTWVTGTAVTVQDISETVDSEFTWIEIGVVVLIFILLFFVLGSYFTPIRSLFTILLSISWTIGLTHLVFTELLGIPVTWIVPIVLLVVCLGLGMDYDILLTTRIREGKSKGLSNDEAITSALEKSGAVITLCGLIMGGTFLTLLSSASPMLQEFGFALGFAILIDSLIVVTYLVPALMHLMGDWSWKGPKFLQKRRAAKE
- a CDS encoding TetR/AcrR family transcriptional regulator, with protein sequence MKTNGRSPKASLEKANPKRDVSRSKILEAAMELFYVQGYNKTTTRQIIQKTGILNGSLYHSFTNKEDIFKTIIIQALKDSLEESEKLLHKCDSISDLITVAAFPVALEFYAASLSKRAAELLYQAHQSWTVLDSFINVYIEWVSSHTTLFDPNEHKREFYVNTLAVMGSIGNLVGEFCNTDQKLNYRDSFKIGLEIFCAVFKYPTFTIDSIAENVCNMVESNNIQIFNKKLQIDNDKLTVENIS